AATAAGAACCGACGGGAAGAAATGTACAAGCCAAAAACCTCGCTCGCCACACATTAGCTAGTACAGTATATATCTTGATTCACGTACGTATGATGCATATGTATACAGTCTCTTAAGCTTGGCGAGCTAGTACAATTGATTGCTCGCCGGCCGACGGTGGTGTTGGTCGGTTTGATTCATCAACTAATTCAAGCACCAGTTGATGCCGAGCCCTCCTTGCGCGTCGAACTGCGCCGCTGCCGCGTCGGCGGCCTTGGTGTCTCCGTAGATGCACTgcccttgctggtactgctggtaGCCGCCGTCGAACACATAGTCGGACCACTTGAGCTCGTCCAGTGCCGCGCCGTAGTTGTCGGCGCCGGCGGTGGCGTCCTCCGTGCAGCTGCTGATGGACCCCAGCTCCAGCCAGGGCAGGTGGCTGCTGCTCTGCGTCGTGGAAGACTCGAACCCGCCGCTGCTGCTCGGGTTGTTGTTGCAGCAATGCTCGTcggtggcagcggcggcggcaccGGGGCTGAAGCCGGCCACGGAGTTTAGCGTGCTGCAGCTCGAAACCGATGGGATGACACCGCCGTGGAGCACGTCCGCGTCCAGGTACCCGGCGAAGTCCGCCGTGTGGTCGTACCCGGCCGACAGCGACGACAGGGAGCCGTCGCCGTCCCCGCTGCATCGGCCATAAGCGTAGCTCTCTGCCGACACCAAGGGCGGCGGCATGTGGTCTTCCATCGTCGCCGACAGTATGAGCTCGGCGTCGCTGAACACAGCGGGGCGGCTCACAACGCTGGCGGCGGCAGGGGCGAGCGGCTTGTGGGTGGCAGGGTCGATGCCGCGCTGGCGGAGCTTCTTCTTGATGAAGGAGTTCCAGAAGTTCTTCACCTCGTTGTCGGTGCGTCCCGGAAGCTGCGCGGCGATCTGCGACCACTTGTTGCCGAGGATGGAGTGGAGGTGGATGAtgaggtcctcctcctcctgcgagAAGGCGCCCCTCTTCAGGTCAGGCCTCAGGTAGTTTATCCACCTCAGCCTGCAGCTCTTGCCACACCTCTCGAGGCCTAATGCAGCAACAGAT
This region of Lolium perenne isolate Kyuss_39 chromosome 2, Kyuss_2.0, whole genome shotgun sequence genomic DNA includes:
- the LOC127331990 gene encoding uncharacterized protein, whose protein sequence is MSKRSFGPKKRLRRGLWSPEEDEKLMNHIAKYGNGCWSSVPKIAGLERCGKSCRLRWINYLRPDLKRGAFSQEEEDLIIHLHSILGNKWSQIAAQLPGRTDNEVKNFWNSFIKKKLRQRGIDPATHKPLAPAAASVVSRPAVFSDAELILSATMEDHMPPPLVSAESYAYGRCSGDGDGSLSSLSAGYDHTADFAGYLDADVLHGGVIPSVSSCSTLNSVAGFSPGAAAAATDEHCCNNNPSSSGGFESSTTQSSSHLPWLELGSISSCTEDATAGADNYGAALDELKWSDYVFDGGYQQYQQGQCIYGDTKAADAAAAQFDAQGGLGINWCLN